A single window of Synechococcus sp. C9 DNA harbors:
- the petC gene encoding cytochrome b6-f complex iron-sulfur subunit, giving the protein MASVSSSADVPDMGRRQFMNLLMTGGLTATALAALYPFVSFFIPAGSGGSAGGGIIAKDALGNDIKVDEYLKTHPPGDRSLAQGPKGDPTYIIVTEDAQIAEYGLNAVCTHLGCVVPWNASENKFICPCHGSQYDKTGKVVRGPAPLSLALVKAQVTEDDKVLFTTWTETDFRTGQKPWWT; this is encoded by the coding sequence ATGGCTTCCGTCTCTAGCAGTGCCGATGTACCCGATATGGGTCGCCGCCAATTCATGAATTTGTTAATGACCGGGGGATTGACGGCCACCGCCTTGGCCGCCCTTTATCCCTTTGTCAGCTTTTTTATCCCGGCGGGTTCCGGGGGTTCAGCCGGGGGCGGCATCATTGCCAAGGACGCCCTGGGAAATGACATCAAGGTGGATGAATACCTGAAAACCCATCCCCCCGGCGACCGTTCCCTGGCCCAAGGCCCCAAGGGTGACCCGACTTATATTATCGTCACGGAAGATGCCCAAATTGCTGAATACGGTTTGAATGCGGTCTGTACCCACCTGGGTTGCGTGGTGCCCTGGAATGCCAGCGAAAACAAATTCATTTGCCCCTGTCATGGTTCCCAGTACGACAAAACCGGGAAAGTGGTGCGTGGCCCTGCCCCCTTGTCCCTGGCGTTGGTGAAAGCCCAGGTCACGGAGGACGACAAGGTACTCTTTACCACCTGGACGGAGACGGATTTTCGCACGGGGCAAAAGCCCTGGTGGACTTAA
- a CDS encoding DUF1049 domain-containing protein, which produces MVAIVISILLALGLLFTALFSVQNATLVNLRWLFWQSIPLPFGWVLTLGFALGLVTGAVLWMGQRRWRFPR; this is translated from the coding sequence GTGGTTGCTATTGTTATCTCGATTTTATTGGCTTTGGGACTGTTATTTACCGCCTTATTCTCTGTACAAAATGCTACTTTGGTCAACCTGCGCTGGTTGTTTTGGCAATCCATTCCCCTCCCCTTTGGCTGGGTGTTGACCCTGGGGTTTGCCCTGGGACTGGTGACTGGGGCGGTATTGTGGATGGGACAACGGCGATGGCGGTTCCCCAGGTGA
- a CDS encoding DUF3370 domain-containing protein, translated as MLPILAQATPAPPPTPAARRTIFSPQPVRPLPGVLDGVLMFNSNSPEVVQQEGILLSTFPPQGKRTPQAHLNLRLSGQFTLFAHHIFRTNDPENTPTLFLGFILYNPTQEYVRLNVTQAASFLSTPEAPFVNLPSYLDNARGYVFSGPGSRAMNVVLRGGRQRNWPPNLVLAPGEYRLLANLPIPAPRLPRTVTSRLPVPPEINLAQGMVLALQNPTLAPGEMEVVPEPNLYPSSNGRSTFARLTSDGPVYVASLARYASRTWDGREQVPTLQDWVQVLEQGTLAGPRDIPPTPLHASNAVRFFYGRVAGVAQGSQWSARLTDEAAGIASDQPQLLTIPPQGQAFSYGLSTLNRGTFGTGQIQSAPLLVRYPDTAYLAHGNYGVHYDLQMPLYNPSNFPQTVAISLQSPLKDDANRGGLQFLEPPEPRVFFRGTIRLRYPAEDGSPQVRYVHVVKYRGQQGEPLVTLNLAPKEQRLVEVDYLYPPDATPPQVLTVQTLSPSVTQTPPKPSNPEPRPLTQVPAATPTTLKPR; from the coding sequence ATGTTGCCAATCCTTGCCCAGGCTACCCCAGCGCCGCCCCCGACCCCAGCGGCCCGGCGGACGATTTTCAGCCCCCAACCGGTACGGCCTTTGCCGGGGGTATTGGATGGTGTGCTGATGTTCAACAGCAACAGCCCGGAGGTGGTGCAACAGGAAGGGATTTTACTGTCCACCTTTCCCCCCCAGGGCAAACGCACTCCCCAAGCCCACCTAAATCTGCGGTTGTCGGGGCAGTTTACCCTGTTTGCCCACCATATCTTCCGCACCAACGACCCGGAGAATACGCCGACGTTGTTTTTGGGGTTCATTTTGTACAACCCTACCCAGGAGTACGTACGACTGAATGTGACCCAGGCGGCGAGTTTTTTGAGTACGCCAGAGGCACCGTTTGTGAATTTGCCCTCCTACCTGGACAATGCCCGGGGCTATGTGTTTTCCGGGCCAGGGAGTCGGGCGATGAATGTGGTCTTGCGGGGGGGACGGCAGAGAAATTGGCCGCCAAATCTCGTGTTGGCGCCGGGGGAGTACCGCTTGTTGGCAAATTTACCCATCCCTGCTCCCCGCTTACCCCGCACCGTGACCTCCCGTTTGCCCGTACCGCCGGAAATCAATCTGGCGCAGGGGATGGTGCTGGCTCTGCAAAATCCCACCCTGGCTCCAGGGGAGATGGAGGTGGTGCCGGAACCGAACCTTTATCCGTCTTCCAATGGTCGCTCTACCTTTGCCCGGTTGACCAGCGATGGACCGGTGTATGTGGCGAGTCTGGCTCGGTATGCCAGCCGTACTTGGGATGGTCGGGAACAAGTGCCCACCCTCCAGGACTGGGTGCAGGTGTTGGAACAGGGCACCTTGGCGGGACCCCGGGATATTCCCCCCACACCCCTCCATGCCAGTAATGCGGTGCGATTTTTCTATGGTCGGGTGGCGGGGGTGGCACAAGGCTCCCAGTGGTCAGCCCGGTTGACGGATGAGGCGGCGGGGATTGCTTCGGATCAACCCCAGCTGTTGACCATTCCCCCCCAGGGGCAGGCGTTTTCCTACGGGTTGAGTACCCTGAACCGGGGCACCTTCGGCACAGGGCAAATCCAGAGTGCCCCCCTGTTGGTACGTTATCCTGACACCGCCTATCTGGCGCATGGGAATTATGGGGTGCATTACGACCTGCAAATGCCGCTGTACAACCCCAGCAATTTCCCGCAGACGGTGGCGATTTCCCTCCAGTCCCCCCTCAAGGACGATGCCAATCGGGGCGGTCTGCAATTTCTGGAACCGCCAGAACCCCGGGTCTTTTTCCGGGGCACGATTCGCCTGCGCTATCCGGCGGAAGATGGCTCCCCCCAAGTCCGTTATGTCCATGTGGTCAAGTATCGGGGGCAACAGGGGGAACCCTTGGTGACGTTAAATTTAGCCCCCAAGGAGCAACGGCTGGTGGAGGTGGATTATCTTTACCCCCCCGATGCCACGCCGCCCCAGGTGTTGACGGTGCAGACCCTCAGCCCCAGCGTGACCCAAACGCCCCCCAAACCCAGCAACCCGGAACCTCGACCCTTGACCCAGGTTCCAGCGGCTACCCCAACAACCCTCAAACCTCGCTAA
- a CDS encoding GIY-YIG nuclease family protein, with product MAEAEQISLFNRQQWRAMTVPGIYITGQPPVAWDGERLRQWKQKIIAYQQGQTPRLCHQTDLFATSSPSPLRNPFSLTPQGGEFFRVPGEFSQNEPCIYFVIDQAAPLILYIGETVNLRQRWQGHHDCKTYLSYYLDDHRRYQLDTQIQWVFDWQVPRATRPRQRLEQTLIQHWLPPFNKETWNQWGAPWRIHYRVAEI from the coding sequence ATGGCTGAAGCAGAGCAAATTAGCTTGTTCAACCGCCAACAATGGCGAGCCATGACGGTTCCGGGGATTTACATTACCGGTCAACCCCCCGTCGCTTGGGATGGGGAACGGTTGCGCCAATGGAAACAAAAAATCATTGCCTACCAACAGGGGCAAACCCCCAGGCTCTGCCACCAAACGGATTTATTTGCTACTTCCAGCCCATCCCCGTTACGCAACCCTTTTTCCCTAACGCCCCAGGGGGGGGAATTTTTTCGGGTACCGGGGGAATTTTCCCAAAATGAACCCTGTATTTATTTTGTGATTGACCAAGCCGCCCCGTTGATTTTATACATCGGCGAAACGGTGAATTTGCGCCAGCGGTGGCAGGGGCATCACGATTGCAAAACCTATTTAAGTTACTATTTAGACGACCATCGCCGCTATCAATTGGACACCCAAATCCAGTGGGTTTTTGATTGGCAGGTGCCCCGGGCGACCCGTCCTCGCCAACGGTTGGAACAAACCTTGATTCAGCATTGGTTGCCCCCGTTTAATAAAGAAACCTGGAACCAATGGGGTGCCCCTTGGCGGATTCACTACCGGGTGGCAGAGATTTGA
- a CDS encoding SPFH domain-containing protein → MVLLIGNIFRGQFIDVIEWLDNTNTTMVYRFERFNNEIKQGAKLIVRPGQMAVFVNEGQVADVFQEGTYELYTRNLPILSTLKAWSYGFNSPFKAEVYFFSTRNFTNLKWGTQNPITLRDADFGPVRVRAFGSYAMKVKNPQNMLQQLVSTDGLFQVDEISNQIRNEIVSSFASWVGRSKIPVLDLAAQYRDLGTKIRTEIQPDIDRFGLELTQLLIENISLPPEVEAVLDKRTSMGILGNMNQYTQFQAANAIEAAANNPRGANPAMDWGMGMAMAQQLANNLGQANNQPSPATPPPPPGAELWHFSRNGQTFGPFPVEQLLQQGLTADTYVWKAGMTAWVKVAEVPGLASRLSTMPPPPPPA, encoded by the coding sequence ATGGTGTTGCTGATAGGGAATATCTTTCGGGGTCAATTTATTGATGTCATCGAGTGGTTGGACAATACCAATACCACGATGGTCTATCGTTTTGAACGGTTTAATAATGAAATCAAACAGGGGGCAAAATTAATCGTCCGCCCGGGGCAGATGGCGGTATTTGTGAATGAAGGTCAGGTGGCGGATGTGTTCCAAGAGGGGACGTATGAACTCTACACCCGCAACTTGCCGATTTTAAGCACCCTGAAAGCCTGGTCTTACGGGTTTAATTCCCCGTTTAAGGCGGAAGTGTATTTCTTCAGCACCCGGAATTTTACCAACTTGAAATGGGGTACCCAAAACCCAATCACCCTGCGGGATGCGGACTTTGGACCGGTGCGGGTGCGGGCATTTGGCTCCTACGCCATGAAAGTAAAAAACCCCCAGAATATGTTGCAACAGTTGGTGAGTACGGACGGGTTGTTCCAGGTGGATGAAATCAGCAACCAAATCCGCAATGAAATTGTCTCGAGTTTCGCTTCCTGGGTGGGCAGAAGCAAAATTCCGGTGTTGGATTTGGCGGCGCAGTACCGGGATTTGGGGACAAAAATTCGCACGGAAATTCAACCGGATATTGACCGGTTTGGGTTGGAATTGACCCAGCTTTTGATCGAAAACATTTCCCTGCCGCCGGAGGTGGAAGCGGTACTGGATAAGCGCACCTCGATGGGGATTTTGGGGAATATGAACCAATACACCCAATTCCAGGCGGCGAATGCCATCGAAGCGGCGGCGAATAATCCCCGGGGTGCTAATCCGGCGATGGATTGGGGGATGGGGATGGCGATGGCTCAGCAGTTAGCCAACAATCTGGGGCAAGCCAATAACCAACCGAGTCCGGCGACTCCCCCCCCGCCCCCCGGTGCGGAGTTATGGCATTTCTCCCGGAATGGGCAAACCTTTGGTCCTTTCCCGGTGGAACAGTTGCTCCAGCAGGGTTTGACCGCCGATACCTATGTGTGGAAAGCGGGGATGACCGCCTGGGTGAAAGTGGCAGAAGTGCCGGGATTAGCCAGCCGTTTGAGTACGATGCCCCCGCCGCCGCCGCCAGCGTAA
- a CDS encoding ThaI family type II restriction endonuclease, translating to MKIAELFTDTKIVVRIQERLPSLFHLAELESSRGGNVGMEVGSIREKIVIALLIYKFGEHNVETDIPTTQPDVDVKVFNEPISVKTITGKSLNGVKLIWTVDEKKASEFSQSYAPSSDMLLVQVNWNNSGWFYLFPKSVQVEIFNQVGSQTYIKLPKPGTNPRGVEIAGEALRLLANHPKSLKIPINWLRETIDYNPYERWLELWQKD from the coding sequence ATGAAAATTGCTGAACTATTCACTGACACTAAAATAGTGGTCAGGATACAAGAGAGATTGCCATCATTATTCCATCTTGCGGAACTGGAAAGTTCTCGCGGTGGAAATGTAGGGATGGAAGTTGGTTCAATTAGGGAAAAAATTGTCATTGCATTATTGATCTACAAGTTTGGCGAGCATAACGTTGAAACTGACATCCCAACCACTCAACCAGATGTAGATGTGAAAGTGTTCAATGAGCCAATCTCAGTAAAGACAATCACAGGAAAAAGTTTGAATGGGGTCAAACTTATTTGGACAGTTGATGAAAAAAAGGCTTCGGAGTTCAGCCAAAGCTATGCTCCAAGCTCTGATATGCTCCTGGTACAGGTGAACTGGAATAATTCGGGCTGGTTTTACTTATTCCCGAAATCTGTTCAAGTTGAAATCTTCAATCAAGTTGGATCACAAACTTATATTAAACTTCCGAAACCAGGCACTAATCCACGTGGAGTTGAAATTGCGGGAGAAGCTCTTCGTCTCCTTGCCAACCATCCAAAAAGTCTCAAAATTCCAATAAATTGGCTACGGGAAACGATTGACTATAATCCCTACGAACGATGGTTAGAATTGTGGCAAAAGGATTGA